From Mya arenaria isolate MELC-2E11 chromosome 12, ASM2691426v1, the proteins below share one genomic window:
- the LOC128211549 gene encoding melanotransferrin-like has protein sequence MKSIHCLLCLTIVLTFFIEGIKSQALPEAALARWCVTTEAAEQKCNEFVDAIQMVIGKGQLAQKVRSVYNGPKGYDFSQMPQLSCIRANDEFECMNLFDKNEVDLITLEAGQGYFAGRFHSMRPILAEKYDTVPGAPLDYYAVAIKKTGSVVAINNLQNKNACMPGIGTGAGWVYPISFMLKANMMEVTECNAIVKTVTNFYQQMCLPGALNSFYNQFGNNPASVCELCRGSGEEKCTSSDPHAGFDGALRCLNNGGEVAFVRHDTVMTNDPASAENYQLVCSDLTSRGVDEFESCNFGKVPNDIVMTTGLKSDAVVKKLKEFLIQTSDWFGFDGPYKANFSMFTSTSVDYLERKNVMFNDATKMLVDVGSERDRYYTWINDEFRSNLLNLNICPIDVVRLCVISDAEREKCERMVEVFRGKDIKPDMDCIQTSSTLDCMKLLSTGDADLCMLDAGDVYRAGKQYNLVPIAAEDYGDMTGTYKVVAAARKRDLYMTLFNLKDYRACHAGIGRGDGWIIPLNIYIETQQFIPAQCTIFNNLGELFSRSCIPGALDEEYNPSGKPVNLCEACQGGGYRKCKRNSDELYYGATGAFRCLTELGGDIAFVHHLTVGDNTDGRNQAIWARNRRSDDYELLCKDGTRTSIVNWANCYLGEVPGAALMTSGFVTQQRRDIYWNIFSYGQQFFSSDIDGDFHMFDSGLFYTDLIFTDEAVRLIPVSPERQNYKDYLGWDFINQIHNLDEYQCVPVPGSSSIFHPSYTLILVAMAIYSLFSS, from the exons ATGAAGAGTATACATTGCTTGTtgtgtttaacaattgttttgactttttttatcgAAGGGATAAAAAGTC aaGCATTGCCAGAAGCAGCTTTAGCTAGATGGTGTGTAACGACAGAAGCTGCAGAACAAAAGTGCAACGAGTTTGTCGATGCAATTCAAATGGTGATAGGGAAAGGGCAGCTTGCGCAGAAAGTCCGCAGTGTCTATAATGGACCAAAAGGTTACGACTTCAGTCAGATGCCCCAGCTGTCTTGTATTAGGGCTAACGACGA GTTTGAATGCATGAACTTGTTTGACAAGAATGAAGTGGACCTTATTACCTTAGAGGCCGGTCAGGGGTACTTTGCTGGACGATTCCATTCCATGAGACCCATCCTTGCTGAAAAATATGATACAG TTCCTGGAGCGCCGCTGGATTACTACGCTGTTGCTATAAAGAAGACAGGAAGTGTGGTGGCAATCAACAATTTGCAGAACAAGAATGCTTGTATGCCTG GTATTGGTACGGGTGCTGGCTGGGTATACCCGATATCATTCATGTTGAAAGCGAACATGATGGAGGTGACGGAATGTAACGCCATTGTGAAGACGGTCACCAACTTTTACCAGCAGATGTGTCTGCCAGGAGCACTTAACTCATTCTACAATCAGTTCG GAAACAACCCAGCCAGTGTATGCGAGCTCTGTCGAGGCTCAGGAGAGGAAAAGTGCACGTCCAGTGACCCCCATGCAGGCTTTGATGGGGCCCTCCGGTGCTTGAACAATGGAGGGGAGGTTGCTTTTGTCAGGCACGATACCGTCATGACTAATGATCCTGCCAGTGCAGAG AACTACCAGCTCGTGTGCTCAGACCTGACCTCAAGGGGCGTAGATGAGTTTGAGAGTTGCAACTTTGGCAAAGTTCCCAACGACATTGTGATGACTACAGGCCTTAAATCGGATGCTGTTGTCAAGAAGCTCAAGGAATTTCTGATCCAAACCTCTGACTGGTTTGGATTTGATGGACCATACAAGGCAAACTTCTCCATGTTCACATCGACAAGCGTTGACTATTTGGAGCGTAAAAACGTGATGTTTAACGATGCAACCAAGATGCTAGTAGATGTCGGGTCGGAGAGGGACAGATACTACACATGGATCA ATGACGAGTTCCGATCAAACCTTCTCAATCTGAACATCTGTCCGATCGATGTGGTGCGACTGTGTGTGATATCTGACGCGGAGCGCGAGAAGTGTGAACGTATGGTGGAGGTGTTTCGTGGGAAGGACATCAAGCCAGATATGGACTGTATACAGACCAGCAGCACCCTCGACTGTATGAAGCTTCTCTCCACCGGAGACGCTGATCTCTGCATGCTGGATGCTGGCGATGTATACAGGGCTGGAAA GCAATATAATCTGGTGCCCATTGCTGCTGAGGACTACGGAGACATGACGGGTACATACAAGGTCGTGGCAGCAGCCAGAAAACGTGACTTGTATATGACACTGTTTAATCTCAAag ACTACCGTGCATGTCATGCGGGTATTGGTCGTGGTGATGGTTGGATCATCCCTCTTAATATCTACATTGAGACTCAGCAGTTCATCCCGGCACAATGCACCATCTTCAACAATCTGG GTGAGCTGTTTTCCAGGAGCTGCATTCCTGGTGCCCTGGATGAGGAATACAACCCAAGTGGGAAACCAGTCAATCTGTGCGAGGCATGTCAGGGTGGAGGATACAGGAAGTGCAAGCGTAACAGCGACGAGCTCTACTATGGCGCCACTGGAGCATTCAGATGCCTCACTGAAT TGGGTGGAGACATTGCCTTTGTCCATCATCTGACTGTGGGGGACAACACTGATGGTCGAAACCAGGCAATCTGGGCTCGTAATCGCCGCTCGGACGACTACGAACTACTGTGTAAGGATGGAACGAGAACCAGCATTGTGAACTGGGCCAACTGTTACCTGGGGGAGGTGCCGGGGGCTGCGCTCATGACGAGCGGGTTCGTCACGCAGCAACGAAGAGACATCTACTGGAACATCTTCAGCTACGGACAACAATTCTTCTCTTCAGATAT TGACGGTGACTTTCACATGTTTGACTCAGGGCTATTCTACACAGATCTGATCTTCACTGATGAAGCTGTCCGCCTTATTCCCGTCTCACCGGAGCGTCAGAACTACAAGGACTACTTGGGCTGGGACTTCATTAACCAGATCCACAATCTCGATGAATATCAGTGCGTCCCTGTGCCAGGAAGTTCCTCAATCTTCCACCCTAGTTACACGCTcattttggttgccatggcaatatATTCTTTGTTTTCGTCATAG
- the LOC128211550 gene encoding S-adenosylmethionine mitochondrial carrier protein-like, which translates to MTHESGYFVSALLAGGAAGTSVDLALFPLDTVKTRLQSAKGFWKAGGFSGIYSGVGAVALGSAPIAALFFVTYEGVKYLAKPQVSPQWEPLVHMIAASAGEVGACLLRVPVEVVKQRAQANRQSSSLNEFKHTLKTEGFRGLYRGYSSTVIREIPFSFIQFPLWEGLKGWWSKYQGHPVEPWQSAICGAAAGCFGAGITTPLDVAKTRIMLAEKGSELSQGRILSTLRLVCMEKGIKGLYSGLLPRMLWISIGGAIFLGVFDKARKTVYTLYNKYDEKIS; encoded by the exons ATGACTCATGAAAGTGGATACTTTGTATCAGCATTACTG GCAGGCGGGGCTGCAGGAACATCTGTTGATCTGGCGTTGTTCCCATTGGACACAGTGAAGACCCGGTTACAGAGTGCCAAGGGATTCTGGAAGGCTGGAGGGTTCTCGGGAATATATTCGGGCGTTGGTGCTGTAGCTCTTGGCTCCGCTCCTATTG ctgCCCTTTTTTTTGTGACGTACGAGGGCGTGAAGTATCTGGCTAAACCACAAGTGAGCCCGCAGTGGGAACCACTGGTCCACATGATCGCAGCCTCAGCGGGGGAAGTG GGCGCATGTTTGCTGAGAGTACCTGTCGAGGTGGTGAAACAGAGAGCCCAGGCCAACAGACAGTCTTCCTCGCTGAACGAGTTCAAACACACACTCAAGACTGAg gGTTTCCGGGGACTGTACAGGGGATACTCGAGCACTGTGATCAGGGAAATACCCTTCTCCTTCATTCAGTTTCCACTCTGGGAGGGATTAAAG GGATGGTGGTCAAAATATCAAGGTCATCCCGTAGAGCCGTGGCAGTCGGCCATATGTGGGGCAGCAGCAG GCTGTTTTGGGGCAGGGATAACAACACCCCTGGATGTCGCCAAAACTCGAATCATGTTAGCAGAG AAAGGCAGCGAGCTATCTCAAGGCAGAATTCTGTCAACACTGAGACTTGTCTGCATGGAAAAGGGCATTAAGGG GCTGTACAGTGGGTTACTGCCCCGCATGTTGTGGATCTCTATAGGAGGGGCCATATTCCTAGGTGTCTTTGACAAGGCTAGAAAGACTGTCTACACGctatataacaaatatgatgAGAAAATTTCTTAG